A window from Aliamphritea hakodatensis encodes these proteins:
- the bfr gene encoding bacterioferritin, whose amino-acid sequence MKGDSQIIAGLNAVLANELVAINQYFLHARMFKNWGLGGLNEADYKVSIQKMKNADKIIERVLFLEGLPNLQDLGRLRIGEDTGEIIQANMDFELEALKPLKDTIAKCEEKNDYISRSLLESILEDQEEQIDWLETQQHLIANAGMENYLQTQMDDD is encoded by the coding sequence ATGAAGGGTGATAGCCAAATTATCGCAGGCCTGAACGCCGTACTTGCGAATGAACTGGTCGCCATTAACCAGTACTTCCTGCACGCACGCATGTTCAAGAACTGGGGGCTGGGTGGCCTGAATGAAGCCGATTACAAAGTGTCCATTCAGAAAATGAAGAATGCCGATAAGATTATCGAACGGGTTCTGTTTCTGGAAGGCTTACCGAACCTGCAGGATCTGGGCCGGTTAAGGATCGGCGAAGACACCGGTGAAATCATTCAGGCAAATATGGACTTTGAGCTGGAAGCACTTAAACCGCTGAAAGACACCATTGCCAAATGTGAAGAAAAGAATGACTACATCAGCCGCAGCCTGCTGGAAAGTATTCTGGAAGATCAGGAAGAACAGATCGACTGGCTGGAAACCCAGCAGCATCTGATTGCCAATGCCGGCATGGAAAACTACCTGCAAACCCAGATGGATGACGACTAA
- a CDS encoding ABC transporter substrate-binding protein, giving the protein MKSLRQPLLIALSASGLLFSQAHATDKITVGEPSWPGAKIIANVIQVVASEKLGAEVGLAPGANAAIYAGMDKGRGDIDVHPDVWLPNQQSFTDKYVEENGTVNLSEGSYEGVSGFCMPTYMKTEHGISSIYDLATPEAQKLFDLNNDGKGEIWVGAPGWGSTKINQVKVRDYGIEDFLEPTTEDEAVFYAKISAAIKKRQGVVFYCYNPHYVHKLYDVTMVEEPENNPDTYRMVQPDQDSEWFAKSHISSGDAKKTVRVAYSKSLEQRAPEVANFLKNIDLDNQAISAMTHAVVIEKQAPADVAKAWVDANTATVDKWLGL; this is encoded by the coding sequence ATGAAATCTTTACGTCAACCTCTGCTGATCGCCCTCAGTGCTTCAGGCCTGCTTTTCAGTCAGGCCCATGCGACGGATAAAATCACCGTCGGCGAACCCAGCTGGCCGGGCGCCAAAATTATCGCTAACGTGATTCAGGTCGTTGCCAGTGAAAAGCTTGGTGCTGAAGTCGGCCTGGCCCCGGGGGCTAACGCCGCGATTTACGCCGGTATGGATAAAGGCCGGGGGGATATCGACGTACACCCGGATGTCTGGTTGCCCAATCAGCAAAGCTTCACCGATAAATACGTGGAAGAGAACGGTACCGTCAATCTCAGTGAAGGGTCTTATGAAGGCGTCAGCGGTTTCTGTATGCCGACCTATATGAAAACCGAACACGGCATCAGCTCCATTTATGACCTGGCCACCCCCGAAGCCCAGAAGCTGTTCGACCTGAACAACGACGGCAAAGGGGAAATCTGGGTCGGGGCGCCAGGCTGGGGCTCCACCAAAATCAATCAGGTGAAAGTCCGGGATTACGGCATTGAAGACTTCCTCGAACCGACCACCGAAGATGAAGCGGTGTTCTACGCCAAAATTTCCGCCGCCATAAAAAAACGTCAGGGCGTGGTGTTCTACTGCTACAACCCCCACTACGTTCACAAACTCTATGACGTGACCATGGTGGAAGAACCGGAAAATAATCCTGACACCTACCGTATGGTACAGCCTGATCAGGACTCTGAATGGTTCGCTAAATCTCACATCAGCAGCGGTGATGCGAAAAAAACCGTTCGGGTCGCCTATTCTAAATCACTGGAACAGCGCGCTCCGGAAGTGGCGAACTTCCTGAAGAACATCGATCTGGACAATCAGGCCATCAGCGCCATGACTCATGCCGTGGTCATTGAGAAACAGGCACCGGCCGATGTGGCCAAAGCCTGGGTCGACGCCAACACCGCAACTGTCGATAAATGGCTGGGCCTCTGA
- the bfr gene encoding bacterioferritin produces the protein MKGSQKVIDAFNMLLANELAAIDQYFVHSRMYDDWGLEKLYTRLNHEMEEETQHADWLIKRILFLEGVPNLSKRRELIIGHDIKSMMENDLKLEMEVVAAVRNVIATCEAEQDYQSREVLEKLLFDTEEDHVYWLEQQLGLIGRIGIANYTQSQMGGGAGA, from the coding sequence ATGAAAGGCAGCCAAAAAGTTATCGACGCCTTCAATATGCTGCTGGCGAATGAACTCGCCGCCATTGACCAGTACTTTGTACATTCTCGCATGTATGACGACTGGGGCCTGGAAAAGCTATACACCCGACTGAATCACGAAATGGAAGAAGAAACTCAGCATGCAGACTGGCTGATCAAGCGTATCCTCTTTCTGGAAGGTGTGCCAAACCTGAGTAAACGCCGCGAACTGATCATTGGTCATGACATTAAATCCATGATGGAAAATGATCTGAAGCTGGAAATGGAAGTCGTTGCAGCCGTCCGTAACGTGATCGCAACCTGCGAAGCTGAACAGGATTATCAGAGCCGCGAAGTTCTGGAAAAACTGCTGTTCGACACCGAGGAAGACCATGTTTACTGGCTGGAGCAGCAACTGGGTCTGATCGGGCGAATCGGCATTGCGAACTATACCCAGTCACAGATGGGCGGCGGCGCCGGCGCATAA
- a CDS encoding universal stress protein, giving the protein MNIEKILVNVEAGVDHQYLLEKTLRLAEASDARVELFRCCYNTSLRNSYLFDKEGLLRAEHGFMNQAERELEVLAEQLEAEGVDVDFDVCWERHHADSLVRKVLRYQPDILLHQIEKHSRLGHFLFAQSDWQLIRECPVPLMLVKEHSWSDGGHVAATVDPFHECESPAVLDSHILDWSAAIAQQLEGEMRVMHCFNVLPHSAIFDEHVVADFENMQVKVRREHIRALDTLLEPYGLNTDSSRVNLLEGPPHRKMLEYADDHHVDLLVMGAVARGVFDRLMVGSTIERILDSIHCDIMVVKGPDFECHVSES; this is encoded by the coding sequence ATGAATATAGAGAAGATTCTGGTTAACGTGGAAGCGGGAGTGGATCATCAGTATCTGCTGGAGAAAACCTTACGCCTTGCTGAAGCCAGCGATGCCCGTGTGGAGCTGTTTCGCTGCTGCTATAACACGTCTTTGCGTAACAGTTATCTGTTCGATAAAGAAGGCCTGCTCCGCGCGGAACATGGCTTTATGAATCAGGCTGAGCGAGAACTGGAAGTTCTGGCGGAGCAGCTGGAAGCCGAAGGTGTGGATGTTGACTTCGATGTTTGCTGGGAGCGGCACCATGCCGACAGTCTGGTCCGTAAGGTGCTCCGTTATCAGCCGGATATCCTGTTGCATCAGATAGAGAAACATTCCCGTCTGGGGCATTTCCTGTTTGCCCAGAGTGACTGGCAACTGATCCGTGAGTGTCCGGTGCCTTTAATGCTGGTTAAGGAACACAGCTGGTCGGATGGCGGTCATGTGGCGGCAACCGTTGATCCGTTTCATGAGTGTGAATCTCCTGCAGTACTGGACAGCCATATTCTTGACTGGAGTGCGGCGATTGCCCAGCAGCTTGAAGGTGAAATGCGGGTGATGCACTGTTTCAACGTTCTGCCCCATTCCGCCATTTTTGACGAGCACGTGGTGGCTGATTTTGAAAATATGCAGGTGAAAGTGCGCCGTGAGCATATCCGGGCACTGGATACTTTGCTGGAACCTTACGGACTGAATACTGACAGTTCCAGAGTCAATTTGCTGGAAGGGCCGCCACACCGGAAGATGCTGGAATATGCGGATGATCATCATGTGGATTTACTGGTGATGGGCGCGGTTGCCCGCGGTGTATTTGACCGGCTGATGGTGGGCAGCACCATTGAACGGATTCTGGACTCGATCCACTGTGACATTATGGTGGTAAAAGGGCCAGATTTTGAATGCCATGTCAGTGAGTCCTGA
- a CDS encoding ABC transporter permease, with the protein MNSTTQHTANAAADKNTAAYQQAVNELVDQYCVQNSPYYRQAFARISGANRFILSFNLMAALLGPVWFAARGLWNWFLVFVLLEAFACIQISLGLFSDLGAESKLRAERISATLEQRREQLASAIETGSGNVEGLTRIVNSLENAVQQALQQAQALETERMSLLIFGLAVMAAFKLIQGLIANQALEKHFTLWRSDRYLPHGISSLRGITGLAIVATVYGLASAQFSFPTTWSALQTFPAPEGFRTGVSSGLKEWFDYATVAGSGFFNNVTDSVRVLLDGLETLFVGTPWPVVILFIALLAWQCAGPRVAIFAVAGLMYLGFLGFWDKAMATVSLLGAAACVSISLGIPMGILCARKPRVYTFIRPVLDFMQTMPSFVYLIPIIAFFGTGKPAAILATLVFGSPPVIRLTVLGLQGVPEHVREAAISFGATPAYLLFKVDLPLAAKTIMTGVNQTIMMSLAMVVIASLIGAKGLGEDVLEALQYASTGEGILAGFAILICSMILDRIIQGKR; encoded by the coding sequence ATGAACAGCACCACCCAACACACAGCCAACGCCGCCGCAGACAAAAACACAGCCGCCTACCAGCAGGCCGTGAATGAGCTGGTCGACCAGTATTGCGTCCAGAACAGCCCGTACTACCGACAAGCCTTTGCACGGATCAGCGGCGCTAACCGCTTTATCCTGAGCTTCAATCTGATGGCTGCGTTACTGGGCCCGGTATGGTTTGCCGCCCGGGGGTTATGGAACTGGTTTCTGGTCTTTGTACTGCTGGAAGCCTTTGCCTGTATTCAGATCTCACTTGGGCTATTCAGTGATCTGGGAGCGGAGTCCAAGCTGCGGGCTGAACGCATCAGCGCCACCCTGGAACAGCGCCGGGAACAACTGGCCAGCGCCATTGAAACCGGGTCCGGTAACGTCGAAGGCCTGACCCGCATCGTCAACTCACTGGAAAACGCCGTCCAGCAGGCACTGCAGCAGGCGCAGGCACTTGAAACCGAGCGCATGTCCCTGTTGATTTTCGGCCTGGCCGTGATGGCAGCCTTTAAACTGATTCAGGGGCTAATCGCCAATCAGGCACTGGAAAAACACTTTACCCTGTGGCGCTCCGACCGTTACCTGCCCCACGGCATATCCTCATTACGGGGCATCACCGGTCTGGCAATCGTGGCCACCGTTTATGGTCTGGCATCCGCACAGTTTTCCTTTCCAACCACCTGGAGCGCCCTGCAAACCTTTCCCGCACCGGAAGGCTTCCGTACCGGCGTGAGTTCCGGCCTGAAAGAATGGTTTGATTACGCCACAGTGGCCGGCAGCGGTTTCTTCAATAATGTAACCGACAGCGTGCGGGTGCTGCTGGACGGGCTGGAAACCCTGTTCGTCGGTACGCCATGGCCGGTTGTGATTCTGTTCATTGCCTTGCTGGCATGGCAGTGTGCCGGGCCAAGAGTCGCCATTTTTGCCGTAGCAGGCTTAATGTACCTGGGCTTTCTGGGCTTCTGGGACAAAGCAATGGCCACTGTATCCCTGCTGGGTGCTGCGGCCTGTGTCAGTATCTCGCTGGGCATTCCAATGGGGATTCTCTGTGCCCGCAAGCCCCGGGTATATACCTTTATCCGGCCGGTGCTGGACTTCATGCAGACCATGCCATCGTTCGTCTACCTGATTCCTATCATCGCCTTTTTCGGGACAGGTAAACCGGCCGCCATTCTGGCGACACTGGTATTCGGCAGCCCGCCGGTTATCCGCCTGACGGTACTGGGCCTGCAGGGTGTTCCGGAGCATGTTCGCGAAGCGGCAATCTCTTTCGGCGCCACACCGGCTTACCTGCTCTTCAAAGTTGATCTGCCACTGGCGGCTAAAACCATCATGACCGGGGTTAACCAAACCATCATGATGAGCCTGGCCATGGTCGTCATCGCCTCCCTGATCGGCGCAAAAGGCCTGGGTGAAGATGTACTGGAAGCACTGCAATACGCCTCCACCGGTGAAGGTATACTGGCCGGCTTTGCCATTCTGATCTGCTCCATGATTCTTGACCGGATCATTCAGGGTAAACGCTGA
- a CDS encoding bacterioferritin-associated ferredoxin, giving the protein MYVCICHGITDKKIEASIEAGATTMKQLSTELGVASQCGKCARVTKKILNDKLYELAENAVKVA; this is encoded by the coding sequence ATGTACGTCTGCATTTGCCACGGTATAACCGATAAAAAGATTGAAGCCAGTATTGAAGCTGGGGCGACCACCATGAAACAGCTTTCTACTGAGCTGGGTGTGGCCAGTCAGTGCGGTAAATGTGCACGTGTCACGAAAAAAATTCTCAATGATAAGCTTTATGAGCTGGCGGAAAACGCTGTAAAAGTTGCCTGA
- a CDS encoding DUF1989 domain-containing protein → MADATTLIWEPSRGGLDTTALYPGFPQPDTQETLQLNPGGCHWISLRKGDLLSLNASLTDSTLLFSALTTGDASPGSLSTVNYQPEFMQSMPAADQPAEQFNSLAIQPRLQARQLALQDLSFRILNRDMLANAELPLIIQAAQDYCLLIALSATSSQLVDGSEQPRSVTHISIQRSETDSDQPLPEPLGPVRDEFRIPRATAKAYTVKKGEYIQIIDVEGRQCSDFMAMNSAALAEGRERFIDSTVSRSLAAGAYPQPGLHDKFYDQDMKPLLAVVQDTAGRHDTFALACTEFGYAERGFPGHINCSDNISAAYAPYGIQSRRAWPAINFFFNSWIDPDSHRLGSDESWSRPGDYVLMQALTDLTCVSTACPDDIDPINGWNPTEIHIRIYRPDAAIPRSVAYRSLPESTPFMSTETPFHPRTSALTKRFHNARNYWLPQAFDSTGSIAEYWNCRNNVTVQDMSNLRKLDIYGPDAERLLQLALTRDISRLSVHRGYYALLCSDQGAVIDDGTLFRLAPQLFRWCCGSDESARQLESLARENNLKVWIRDLTLKLCNLAIQGPKSRELLQRLVFTQPAQPELNNIKWFGCAVARTHDRDGIPFMLTRSGFTGELGYELFCDHRDAVALWDAVFAAGEGLGVSPMGGDALEMLRIEAALMISGAEFGGDTEPDEAGLGFAIDMRNTEFAGRAAIERNRQAPRKQLVGLKIQGDELPQHGDHIFLERQPVGTITSATRSPELQQVIAMARVATELAVPGTPLEIGRLDGHMKRLSATVCELPFIDPQRHKARQ, encoded by the coding sequence ATGGCTGATGCAACGACACTTATCTGGGAACCTTCACGGGGCGGGCTGGACACCACCGCCCTGTATCCCGGCTTTCCACAACCGGACACTCAGGAAACCCTGCAACTTAATCCCGGAGGCTGCCACTGGATCAGCCTGCGCAAAGGTGACCTGCTGTCACTGAACGCCAGCCTGACCGACAGCACCCTGCTGTTCTCAGCACTGACCACCGGTGATGCTTCTCCCGGAAGCCTCAGTACCGTCAACTATCAGCCCGAATTTATGCAATCTATGCCAGCAGCAGACCAGCCTGCTGAGCAATTTAATTCGCTGGCTATACAACCCCGGTTGCAAGCGCGACAACTGGCGTTACAGGACCTCAGCTTCCGGATACTGAACCGGGATATGCTGGCAAACGCCGAGCTCCCCCTGATTATTCAGGCGGCGCAGGATTACTGCCTGCTCATTGCTCTTTCTGCCACCAGCAGCCAACTGGTAGACGGCAGTGAACAGCCCCGCTCGGTTACCCATATCAGTATCCAGCGATCTGAAACCGACAGCGATCAGCCACTGCCGGAGCCACTGGGGCCGGTTCGGGATGAGTTCCGCATCCCCCGTGCCACCGCCAAAGCCTACACCGTTAAGAAAGGCGAATACATTCAGATCATCGATGTGGAAGGCCGCCAGTGCTCCGACTTTATGGCCATGAACTCAGCCGCACTGGCTGAAGGCAGAGAACGCTTTATTGATTCCACCGTCAGCCGCTCGCTGGCGGCCGGTGCCTACCCCCAGCCAGGGCTGCATGACAAATTTTATGATCAGGACATGAAGCCCCTGCTGGCGGTGGTGCAGGATACCGCCGGCCGTCATGACACATTCGCACTGGCCTGCACCGAATTCGGCTATGCAGAACGGGGCTTTCCCGGCCATATCAACTGCTCCGACAATATATCTGCCGCCTATGCTCCCTACGGCATTCAATCCCGCCGGGCCTGGCCGGCCATTAACTTCTTCTTTAACTCCTGGATTGATCCTGACAGCCACCGGCTTGGCTCCGATGAATCCTGGTCCCGGCCCGGGGATTATGTACTGATGCAGGCCCTCACTGACCTCACCTGCGTCAGCACTGCCTGCCCGGACGATATCGACCCGATCAACGGCTGGAACCCGACTGAGATACACATACGCATATACCGTCCGGATGCGGCCATTCCCCGCTCTGTTGCTTACCGATCCTTACCGGAGTCGACCCCGTTTATGAGTACCGAAACCCCTTTTCATCCGCGTACCAGCGCACTGACCAAGCGTTTCCATAATGCCCGTAATTACTGGCTACCCCAGGCATTTGACAGTACCGGCAGCATCGCCGAATACTGGAACTGCCGCAACAATGTCACCGTTCAGGACATGTCCAACCTGCGTAAGCTGGACATCTACGGGCCGGACGCCGAACGGCTGTTACAACTGGCCCTGACCCGGGACATCAGCCGGCTGTCCGTTCACCGTGGCTACTATGCCCTGCTCTGCTCAGACCAGGGCGCAGTCATTGATGACGGCACCCTGTTCCGGCTGGCACCGCAGCTGTTCCGCTGGTGCTGTGGCAGCGACGAATCCGCCCGGCAGCTGGAAAGCCTCGCCCGGGAAAATAACCTTAAAGTCTGGATCAGGGATCTGACCCTCAAGCTTTGCAACCTTGCCATCCAGGGCCCGAAAAGCCGCGAACTGCTGCAACGGCTGGTGTTCACCCAGCCAGCCCAGCCGGAACTGAACAACATTAAATGGTTCGGCTGTGCCGTTGCCCGCACCCATGACCGTGACGGCATCCCATTCATGCTCACCCGCAGTGGCTTTACCGGTGAACTGGGGTATGAACTGTTCTGTGATCACCGTGACGCGGTCGCCCTGTGGGATGCGGTATTTGCTGCCGGTGAAGGTCTCGGCGTCAGCCCGATGGGCGGTGACGCACTGGAAATGCTCAGAATCGAAGCGGCCCTGATGATCAGCGGTGCCGAATTCGGCGGAGATACCGAACCGGACGAAGCTGGCCTGGGATTTGCCATCGACATGCGCAACACCGAATTCGCCGGCCGTGCGGCCATTGAACGAAACCGCCAGGCGCCGCGCAAACAGCTGGTCGGCCTGAAAATACAGGGGGACGAACTGCCCCAGCACGGCGATCACATTTTCCTTGAACGCCAGCCCGTGGGCACGATCACCAGCGCCACCCGGTCACCGGAGCTGCAACAGGTTATCGCCATGGCAAGAGTCGCCACTGAACTGGCGGTCCCCGGCACCCCGCTTGAAATCGGCCGGCTCGACGGCCACATGAAACGTCTCAGTGCAACGGTCTGTGAGTTGCCGTTCATTGATCCGCAACGTCATAAAGCAAGGCAGTAA
- a CDS encoding quaternary amine ABC transporter ATP-binding protein produces MNTLTEQPAIQVSGVWKIFGDRWREALQAVQEHGISKQQVLEEYNCVVGVADASFEVAEGEIFCIMGLSGSGKSTLVRHVNRLLEPSAGHIHVNSDDVVGLDAKQLRDLRNRRIAMVFQNFGLMPHRTVRDNVAMPLEIRDLPKATRWQEADRVLELVELNGWEDKYAHELSGGMQQRVGLARAIAADPQVLLMDEPFSALDPLIRRQLQDQFMQLARVMKKTTLFITHDLDEAIRIGHRIAIMKDGRIIQIGTPEDIVTNPADDYVADFVASISRLKFVHAASLMQSPDAYIAEYGPLAQNAPKVSADADLNTLIDTAIEWPGAIIVEDAGATVGVIDRVDIMRGIQGNGGSE; encoded by the coding sequence GTGAATACACTAACCGAGCAGCCGGCTATTCAGGTCAGCGGGGTCTGGAAGATCTTCGGCGACCGCTGGCGCGAAGCACTGCAGGCAGTGCAGGAACATGGCATCAGCAAGCAACAGGTACTGGAAGAATATAATTGTGTGGTCGGCGTGGCAGACGCCAGCTTTGAAGTGGCAGAAGGCGAAATCTTCTGCATCATGGGCTTATCCGGCAGCGGCAAATCTACCCTGGTACGCCATGTAAACCGCCTGCTGGAACCGTCTGCCGGTCATATTCATGTCAATAGTGATGACGTTGTCGGGCTGGATGCGAAACAGCTGCGTGATCTGCGCAACCGCCGTATCGCCATGGTCTTTCAGAACTTCGGACTGATGCCCCACCGCACCGTGCGGGATAATGTCGCCATGCCTCTGGAAATCCGTGACCTGCCCAAGGCCACACGCTGGCAGGAAGCCGACCGGGTACTGGAACTGGTAGAGCTGAACGGCTGGGAAGATAAATACGCCCACGAACTCTCCGGCGGGATGCAGCAGCGGGTCGGTCTGGCACGGGCCATTGCCGCCGACCCTCAGGTACTGCTGATGGACGAACCCTTCAGCGCACTTGATCCGCTGATCCGCCGCCAGTTACAGGATCAGTTCATGCAGCTGGCCCGGGTTATGAAAAAAACCACCCTTTTCATCACCCACGACCTCGATGAAGCTATTCGCATCGGCCACCGGATCGCCATCATGAAGGACGGCCGCATTATCCAGATCGGCACCCCTGAAGACATTGTTACCAACCCTGCCGATGATTACGTCGCTGATTTTGTCGCCAGTATTTCCCGGCTCAAGTTTGTCCATGCCGCTTCACTGATGCAAAGCCCGGACGCCTATATTGCCGAATATGGCCCGCTGGCGCAGAACGCCCCGAAAGTCAGCGCCGATGCCGACCTGAACACCCTGATTGACACCGCCATTGAATGGCCCGGGGCAATCATCGTTGAAGACGCCGGCGCAACCGTCGGCGTAATCGACCGGGTAGACATTATGCGCGGTATCCAGGGCAACGGAGGTTCAGAATGA
- a CDS encoding LacI family DNA-binding transcriptional regulator has translation MNKAVSGQSGVRQVAKLAGVSVATVSRVFNQASTVRPDTRDKVMAAAKQLNYVPNSAARSLTMNRSYTIGIVIPTIDNSIFARFIDAIEQTLATRGYGLIVATCGFDRYSESHRVEELLKMGIEGLILSGAEHDEALLELIAARNLPLVCTSLFDAAYPWPTIGYDNYSMGKAITRHLLDHGHRQFHILSGPRDLIDRTRIRVQGILDGLHEAGVSDISISETELNFAAGCQAAKNILTPPLNFTALLCTSDVLAMGVLLEAPRLGIRVPQQLSVTGFDDQDWAAVSNPGLTSVHTPSRRMGDATARALMDNIEQNTAIASQLIDSHLVIRDSSGPAPSV, from the coding sequence ATGAATAAAGCAGTGTCCGGACAAAGCGGCGTCCGTCAGGTCGCCAAACTCGCAGGGGTCTCCGTCGCCACCGTCTCCAGGGTATTTAATCAGGCCAGCACCGTACGGCCTGATACCCGCGACAAAGTGATGGCCGCCGCCAAGCAGCTGAATTATGTCCCTAACAGCGCTGCCCGCTCACTGACCATGAACCGCAGCTACACCATTGGCATTGTCATTCCCACTATCGACAACTCCATCTTTGCCCGGTTTATTGATGCCATTGAACAGACGCTGGCAACCCGCGGCTACGGACTGATTGTTGCCACCTGTGGCTTTGACCGGTACAGCGAAAGCCACCGGGTTGAAGAACTGCTGAAAATGGGCATTGAAGGCCTGATTCTGTCTGGTGCTGAACACGATGAAGCACTGCTGGAACTGATCGCCGCCCGTAACCTGCCGCTGGTCTGTACCAGCTTATTCGACGCCGCGTATCCGTGGCCGACAATCGGCTACGATAACTACAGCATGGGTAAAGCCATCACCCGGCACCTACTGGACCACGGCCACCGACAGTTTCATATTCTCTCTGGCCCGCGGGACCTGATCGACCGGACCCGCATCAGGGTACAGGGCATTCTGGACGGTTTACATGAAGCAGGGGTCAGCGATATCAGTATCAGTGAAACGGAACTGAACTTTGCCGCCGGCTGCCAGGCAGCCAAAAACATCCTCACCCCGCCCCTGAATTTCACGGCACTACTGTGCACTTCTGACGTGCTGGCCATGGGGGTCTTACTGGAAGCGCCCCGCCTAGGCATCCGCGTACCGCAACAGTTGTCAGTCACCGGGTTTGATGATCAGGACTGGGCTGCCGTCAGTAATCCCGGGCTGACCAGCGTACACACGCCTTCCCGGCGAATGGGTGACGCCACCGCAAGGGCCCTGATGGACAACATTGAACAGAACACTGCCATCGCCAGCCAACTGATCGATTCGCATCTGGTAATTCGGGATTCCAGCGGCCCGGCGCCCTCAGTCTGA
- a CDS encoding sulfite exporter TauE/SafE family protein: MELIEWVMLTLIVGVAGVVRGCIGFGFSALVVASATLFLAPSQVVPMIAVLEIAASIQMVLSTWRDTAWRILSYLLIGTLIATPLGVYALVVMPADNIRLLLSAVILIMSVLLAVGWQYRGPTGPVPFFGLGLVSGVCNGAAGVGGLPVATFLTAMNLTMTELRATLVMFFLLTDIILLSTASGHGLLNEELVWQSLAMMVPMGIGIFFGSRLFRVLPEKKLRRGVICLLILLSAVGIIRAGIQAFTG, translated from the coding sequence ATGGAACTTATTGAGTGGGTTATGCTGACGTTGATCGTCGGCGTTGCTGGGGTGGTCAGGGGCTGTATTGGCTTTGGTTTTTCAGCGTTGGTGGTGGCTTCGGCGACACTTTTTCTGGCCCCGTCCCAGGTAGTCCCGATGATTGCGGTACTGGAAATTGCAGCCAGTATTCAGATGGTGCTCAGCACCTGGCGGGATACCGCCTGGCGAATTCTGAGCTATCTGCTGATTGGCACTCTGATCGCCACCCCGCTGGGCGTGTATGCGCTGGTGGTGATGCCGGCGGATAATATTCGCTTGCTGCTCTCGGCGGTTATCCTGATTATGAGTGTGCTGCTGGCTGTTGGCTGGCAGTACCGTGGCCCCACCGGCCCGGTGCCGTTTTTCGGGCTGGGGCTGGTGTCCGGGGTCTGTAATGGTGCTGCAGGGGTAGGCGGTTTGCCGGTGGCAACCTTTCTGACGGCCATGAATCTGACCATGACCGAGTTACGGGCCACCCTGGTTATGTTCTTCCTGCTGACGGATATTATCCTGCTGAGTACGGCCTCCGGCCATGGCCTGCTGAACGAAGAACTGGTGTGGCAAAGCCTGGCAATGATGGTGCCGATGGGGATAGGAATTTTCTTCGGCTCGCGCCTGTTCAGGGTATTGCCGGAGAAAAAACTGCGCCGGGGGGTGATCTGCCTGCTGATCCTGTTATCGGCGGTGGGCATTATCCGGGCCGGGATACAGGCGTTCACCGGATAA